In the genome of Timaviella obliquedivisa GSE-PSE-MK23-08B, the window TTGTGGCAGTGCAACCCTTCAATGCCGCTAGGGAGGCGATCGCCCAGCACCTCAGCCCGAATTCCTAAGCGAGAAAACGAAGAAGCAGGATTATAGATTTCATGCTCTACCGGTGAGTATTCTGGATTAATCCGTAGTCCTGGCGAAACGTGGGCAGCTAGAGTTTGTTCTTTAAACTGCTGCCATTGATTAAGAGAGTTGAACGTAACATGCGCCGCTCCTTGAATCAACGCTGTAAATTCATGCTCTTGATAAACTGGCAGATAAAGATGCAGTTCTCCGCCAAATTCTTCCCGTGCTAACATTGCCTCAAACAATGAACTGGCAGTAGTTCCAGCCAAATATTGTTTAACAATGGGGAAAGCGCTAAACATTGCGAAACCCTTTAGCGCCAGAATCACAGTAATCTCAGATCTCTCTTGAATAGAACGGATCAACTCAAGGTTATGGATCAGTTTTCTCTCTTCTAGTACATAACAGGGAGAAGGAATTTTAGAATAGTTCAAGCTACTACTCCTGCTCACTAGCAAATGCATAGGACTGATCAACTAGCTCATGCCAGGGTAAACCGTAGGTGCCCAGCTTTTGCAAAAATGGATCAGGGTCTAGTTGTTCTACATTAAATACTCCTGCACCCTGCCATTTGCCTGTCACCATCAGCAGAGCGCCCAGCATAGCTGGAACACCAGTGGTATAAGAAATTGCCTGGGCGCCCACTTCTCGATAGGTGTCTGCGTGATGGCAGTTATTGTAGATATAGTAAGTCCTGGCTTTGTTGTCTTTAATGCCTTGAATATGGCAACCAATAGAAGTCTGTCCTTGATAGTTTTCTCCCAGTGAAGCGGGTTGGGGAAGAACTGCCTTGAGAAACTGTAGAGGAACAATTTTTTGACCGTGGTAATCAATGGGTTCGATACTGGTCATTCCCACATTTTGCAACACCTGCAAATGGGTAATGTAATTCTCTGAAAAAGTCATCCAGAAACGAGCGCGTTTAAGGGTAGGGATGTGCTTAACAAGCGACTCTAGTTCTTCGTGGTACAGCAGGTAGGATTCGCGCAATCCAATTTCGGGATAGTCAATAGGACGATGAATTGAAAGCGGAGCGACCTCGACCCAATCATCCTTTTCGTAGTATCGACCTTTTTGCGTAATCTCTCGAATGTTGATCTCGGGGTTGAAGTTGGTAGCAAACGGGTGCCCATGATCGCCTGCATTACAATCAATAATATCTAAATAGTGAATCTCGTCGAAGTAATGTTTGAGCGCATATGCCGTGAAGATGCCTGTCACTCCCGGATCGAAGCCACAACCCAAGATCGCCATGATACCTGCCTGCTGAAATCGCTCTTGATATGCCCATTGCCACTTGTACTCAAATTTTGCTTCGTTGGGTGGCTCGTAGTTTGCGGTATCAAGGTAGTTAACTCCAGTTGCTAAGCAAGCATCCATGATGGATAAATCTTGGTAGGGCAGGGCAACGTTGATGACAATACTGGGCTGAAA includes:
- a CDS encoding saccharopine dehydrogenase family protein, which encodes MAKVLIIGAGGVGNVVAHKCAQAKETFSEILLASRTEKKCHAIAKAIAHPNFSTAQVDADQTREVIALIKDFQPSIVINVALPYQDLSIMDACLATGVNYLDTANYEPPNEAKFEYKWQWAYQERFQQAGIMAILGCGFDPGVTGIFTAYALKHYFDEIHYLDIIDCNAGDHGHPFATNFNPEINIREITQKGRYYEKDDWVEVAPLSIHRPIDYPEIGLRESYLLYHEELESLVKHIPTLKRARFWMTFSENYITHLQVLQNVGMTSIEPIDYHGQKIVPLQFLKAVLPQPASLGENYQGQTSIGCHIQGIKDNKARTYYIYNNCHHADTYREVGAQAISYTTGVPAMLGALLMVTGKWQGAGVFNVEQLDPDPFLQKLGTYGLPWHELVDQSYAFASEQE